The following are encoded together in the Mycolicibacterium arabiense genome:
- a CDS encoding cellulase family glycosylhydrolase, with protein MATLAIALLTVAGIWSAPSTPHPRIVEVAGSSRITPSPTTIGFHDPEVYFGTDATVAQTFDKMVEAGVETVRLMIPWAGVEQVQGRFDWTNVDRTIDAAQRRNMAVLGIINSTPAWAVAPGAPAITGRPASAAQYAAFCEQVATRYRGTVSAYEIWNEPNGSQFYAPTPDPAGYTELLKAAYPKIKDVDPNATVIGGVLGSVIDWGTWLVNPVTFLQKMYAAGAKGSFDALSFHPYQYTLKFSEGFPVANSPMNQVIAMRRLMLANGDAAKKIWGTEYGEPMTAADDATQAAFIKDLLTKWQEMPYAGPIMIHTTRDRKTGSTDPEDVFGVYRTDWSAKPSQQVISDAATAGIPKTAEFQRFSAITEPSYGEVLSPVYRATPAVWAQARTASTLYETPTGIIASPNAVADKARQYGVVPKTQFANGYQDMDSPSGMRVWWSAATGAFAVGGGIVEAWTPQLGLALSDEVRDGWGVRVTFEHGYITWQPWVGAKAFYT; from the coding sequence GTGGCGACGCTGGCGATCGCACTGCTGACCGTGGCAGGCATCTGGTCGGCGCCGTCGACCCCACACCCTCGCATCGTCGAGGTCGCGGGCTCGAGCCGAATCACCCCGTCCCCCACCACCATCGGCTTCCACGACCCCGAGGTCTACTTCGGCACCGATGCCACGGTCGCCCAGACCTTCGACAAGATGGTCGAGGCGGGCGTCGAGACCGTGCGCCTCATGATTCCCTGGGCGGGGGTCGAGCAAGTCCAGGGCCGGTTCGACTGGACCAACGTCGACCGCACGATCGACGCGGCCCAACGCCGGAACATGGCGGTGCTCGGGATCATCAACTCGACACCTGCGTGGGCCGTCGCGCCGGGCGCCCCAGCCATCACCGGCCGCCCCGCCTCGGCTGCGCAGTACGCCGCCTTCTGCGAACAGGTGGCGACCCGCTACAGGGGCACGGTGTCGGCGTATGAAATCTGGAACGAACCAAACGGCTCACAGTTCTACGCGCCGACGCCCGACCCGGCCGGCTACACGGAACTGCTGAAGGCGGCCTACCCGAAGATCAAGGACGTCGACCCGAACGCCACCGTCATCGGCGGCGTACTGGGATCGGTCATCGACTGGGGCACCTGGCTGGTCAACCCCGTCACCTTCCTGCAGAAGATGTACGCCGCGGGCGCGAAGGGATCGTTCGACGCACTGTCGTTCCACCCCTACCAGTACACGCTCAAGTTCTCCGAGGGCTTCCCGGTCGCCAACTCACCCATGAACCAGGTGATCGCGATGCGTCGGCTCATGCTCGCCAACGGTGATGCGGCGAAGAAGATCTGGGGCACCGAGTACGGCGAACCGATGACCGCCGCCGACGACGCCACACAGGCCGCCTTCATCAAGGACCTGCTGACGAAGTGGCAGGAGATGCCGTACGCGGGACCGATCATGATCCACACCACCCGCGACCGCAAGACCGGCAGCACCGATCCGGAGGACGTGTTCGGCGTGTACCGCACCGACTGGTCCGCCAAGCCCAGCCAACAGGTCATCTCCGACGCCGCCACCGCCGGCATCCCGAAAACTGCTGAGTTCCAACGGTTCAGCGCCATCACCGAGCCGTCCTACGGCGAGGTGCTCAGCCCGGTCTATCGCGCGACGCCGGCGGTCTGGGCACAGGCCCGAACCGCGAGCACGCTGTACGAGACCCCCACCGGCATCATCGCCTCGCCCAACGCCGTCGCAGACAAGGCCCGACAGTACGGCGTCGTGCCGAAGACCCAGTTCGCCAACGGATACCAGGACATGGACTCGCCGTCGGGCATGCGGGTGTGGTGGTCAGCCGCAACGGGGGCGTTCGCCGTCGGTGGCGGCATCGTCGAGGCGTGGACGCCGCAGCTCGGGCTGGCCCTGTCCGACGAGGTGCGCGACGGCTGGGGCGTGCGGGTGACGTTCGAACACGGCTACATCACCTGGCAACCGTGGGTCGGCGCCAAGGCGTTCTACACCTGA
- a CDS encoding glycosyltransferase has translation MRQDRASSGSDAPRVAIAHDYLTQRGGAEKVVLSMSRAFPDAPIYTLLYDPENTYPEFAERDIRVSRINGIGLFRRYHRAALPILPLAANSIKIDADVVVTSSSGWAHGFQTTGRKLVHCHSPARWLYFQDKYLGDDAGLAKRAVLAATSGYLRAWDRRAAASCDRYLAVSTVIQQRIADAYGISADVLPSPVAMTRSGATEPVPELVDWLGGEDPDEAFYLCVSRLLPYKNVDAVVGAFAGRPQRLVVVGRGPDAERIAATKTPNVLMLSDLTDAQMSWLYQHSRALVAASYEDFGLTPIEAGVWGRPSVVLRWGGFLDTVAEGITGVYFDSPESASISEALDRFENSSFDPDKVKLHVEQFTEERYSAALHAAVDELAARPS, from the coding sequence GTGCGTCAAGACCGTGCTTCAAGCGGCTCTGACGCACCTCGCGTAGCGATTGCGCACGATTATCTGACGCAACGCGGCGGTGCGGAGAAGGTAGTGCTCTCGATGAGCCGCGCCTTTCCGGATGCGCCGATTTATACGTTGCTGTACGACCCCGAGAACACTTATCCGGAATTCGCTGAGCGCGACATTCGCGTATCTCGCATCAACGGCATCGGGCTCTTCCGCAGGTACCACCGCGCGGCGCTGCCGATCCTGCCGCTGGCCGCGAACTCGATCAAGATCGACGCCGACGTGGTCGTGACCAGTTCCAGCGGGTGGGCGCACGGGTTCCAGACCACCGGCCGCAAGCTGGTGCACTGCCACTCGCCGGCGCGCTGGCTATACTTCCAGGACAAGTACCTCGGCGACGACGCAGGTCTGGCAAAGCGTGCCGTGTTGGCCGCCACGTCGGGTTACCTGCGGGCCTGGGATCGTCGCGCCGCCGCGTCGTGCGACCGCTACCTCGCGGTGTCCACCGTGATCCAGCAGCGCATCGCCGACGCCTACGGAATCTCCGCCGACGTGCTGCCGTCGCCGGTCGCGATGACGCGTTCGGGCGCCACCGAGCCGGTACCCGAACTCGTTGACTGGCTGGGCGGTGAGGATCCCGACGAGGCCTTCTACCTCTGCGTCTCGCGTCTGCTCCCGTACAAGAACGTCGACGCCGTGGTCGGGGCGTTTGCGGGCAGGCCGCAACGCCTCGTCGTGGTCGGGCGCGGTCCCGACGCCGAACGCATCGCGGCGACGAAGACGCCGAACGTGCTGATGCTGTCCGATCTGACCGACGCTCAGATGTCCTGGCTCTACCAGCACAGTCGCGCGCTGGTCGCAGCGAGCTACGAGGACTTCGGCCTGACCCCCATCGAGGCCGGTGTCTGGGGCAGGCCCAGCGTCGTGCTGCGGTGGGGCGGCTTCCTCGACACCGTGGCCGAGGGCATCACGGGCGTCTACTTCGACAGTCCGGAGTCCGCGTCGATCTCCGAGGCACTCGACCGGTTCGAGAACTCGTCGTTCGACCCGGACAAGGTCAAGCTCCACGTCGAGCAGTTCACCGAGGAGCGCTACTCCGCGGCCCTGCACGCGGCGGTCGACGAGCTGGCGGCCCGTCCCTCATGA
- a CDS encoding AAA family ATPase produces the protein MAIGDYLRAFRRFWWLVLVAVLIGAGVGYATTLFSTPEYQSTARLFVTTQSGTSVGDAYQNNLFSQERVVSYAGLATSEQVAARAVDQLKMPISPEALRSKITATPLPKTVLLDISVTDPDPGLAQTYANAVADQLVQLVSELETSRRGGTPAAGAILLDDANYPTEVAGMSLLTLIGLGAAGGLVVGLLLATLLGAADSRLRARDNVDAIAPSRTLGNLVDDPRRADVPVTNLQAGGLAAERLRELRTNLQFARTPAGRRPQVIAVTSPSHGDGRSTTAIDLAATFAESGRSVLLVEGDMLNPTLATTLGLSDDDRSRAAQRGLGTALAGDHDVAAAVIPSPGGAPFALLPAGPSPTSRRQLWGDENAARLIDELRDAYDYVVIDTPPLTTVSDGAAVAAIGDGAIVLARIGHTKTKPLRTALQVLEAANAALLGTVVTCEPGHKRELSKPSSDAPRNLVSPKPNRQQAAADAPSPRGNGDAATEAISQPGAINQAGVHRVSGAKREGR, from the coding sequence TTGGCGATCGGGGATTATCTACGGGCCTTTCGGCGGTTCTGGTGGCTCGTCCTGGTCGCCGTCCTCATTGGGGCGGGCGTTGGCTACGCCACCACGCTGTTCAGTACTCCCGAGTACCAGTCGACCGCACGGCTGTTCGTCACGACCCAGAGCGGTACCTCCGTCGGCGACGCCTACCAGAACAACCTGTTCTCGCAGGAGCGCGTCGTTTCCTACGCAGGCCTGGCCACCAGTGAGCAGGTCGCGGCTCGTGCCGTCGACCAGCTGAAGATGCCGATCAGCCCCGAGGCGCTGCGCTCCAAGATCACCGCGACACCGCTGCCCAAGACCGTGCTGCTCGACATCTCGGTCACCGACCCGGACCCCGGCCTCGCGCAAACGTATGCCAACGCCGTCGCCGACCAGCTGGTGCAGCTCGTCAGCGAACTCGAGACCTCGCGCCGCGGCGGCACGCCCGCTGCCGGAGCGATCCTGCTCGACGACGCGAACTACCCGACCGAAGTGGCGGGCATGTCTTTGCTGACGCTCATCGGGCTCGGTGCTGCCGGCGGTCTGGTCGTCGGACTCCTGCTCGCCACGCTCCTCGGCGCCGCCGACTCCCGGCTGCGTGCCCGCGACAACGTCGACGCGATCGCGCCGTCTCGGACGCTGGGCAACCTCGTCGACGATCCGCGCCGCGCCGACGTGCCCGTGACGAACCTCCAGGCCGGCGGGCTGGCCGCGGAGCGACTCCGCGAGCTGCGCACCAACCTGCAGTTCGCGCGCACCCCCGCCGGGCGTCGCCCACAGGTCATCGCCGTCACCAGCCCGTCGCACGGCGACGGAAGGTCGACCACCGCGATCGACCTCGCCGCCACCTTCGCCGAGTCGGGTCGGTCCGTGCTGCTGGTCGAGGGCGACATGCTCAACCCCACGCTGGCCACCACTCTCGGGCTGTCCGACGACGACCGGTCCCGCGCCGCTCAGCGTGGACTCGGCACGGCGCTCGCCGGTGACCACGACGTGGCCGCCGCGGTGATCCCGTCACCCGGTGGCGCACCGTTCGCGCTCCTGCCCGCCGGACCCTCGCCGACCTCGCGCCGCCAGCTGTGGGGTGACGAGAACGCCGCGCGGCTGATCGACGAGTTGCGCGATGCGTACGACTACGTCGTGATCGACACCCCGCCGCTGACGACGGTCTCCGATGGCGCCGCCGTCGCGGCGATCGGTGACGGTGCCATCGTGCTGGCCCGCATCGGCCACACCAAGACCAAGCCGCTGCGCACCGCGCTGCAGGTGCTCGAGGCCGCGAACGCGGCACTGCTCGGCACCGTCGTCACCTGCGAGCCCGGCCACAAGCGCGAGCTGTCGAAGCCGTCGTCGGATGCTCCGCGGAACCTGGTGTCGCCCAAGCCGAATCGGCAGCAGGCCGCGGCCGACGCGCCCAGCCCGAGGGGGAACGGCGACGCCGCCACCGAGGCGATCAGCCAGCCGGGGGCCATCAATCAGGCGGGGGTGCACCGGGTGTCCGGTGCCAAACGCGAAGGTAGGTGA
- a CDS encoding O-antigen ligase domain-containing protein, whose translation MPIVAALAISGGTKAMLAVGGLAAAAIGVYVGIRHPQWLAWGLAAALGFMPFGYFPGIHLPMYLPFAGGVVLAAIVHRGGPAVFHPLEKALIVFVLVSGVSLIFTGRTVVDVGEFIKWSVATLTVVALLRFPRDVLAKFGRIYVYFAALNGLFGIIVVAADPTHRFIKAFSAFGYGLVETGRFVYTDEGAQRFARLGGLWVDPNMAGVGLTIALAVGVLLLTGPLRVGVVTILSVAILLTLSRAAIFSVLVGVILVLLFHGMRARNRALVLGAMGAVAAGAMLTPAVRTRLFSSFSSDDVGSSARGDALRAFPGQMAGHWPFGLGWGRPEFKDGNTAFTLNFVANVPLITIYRAGLIVGFAFLVVLAIGCIMSSRAIRGDSGARALYGGIFIGVCLVALQLDHMVATIQQVTLMFSILLVFLVVVDQDQKSSRHAQTAAEEPVTNRSYSPLLR comes from the coding sequence GTGCCGATCGTTGCAGCTCTGGCGATCAGCGGCGGCACCAAGGCGATGCTTGCCGTGGGCGGGCTCGCTGCTGCCGCGATCGGCGTCTACGTGGGCATCCGGCACCCCCAGTGGCTCGCCTGGGGGCTTGCTGCGGCCCTGGGCTTCATGCCCTTCGGCTACTTCCCCGGCATCCATCTGCCCATGTACCTGCCCTTTGCGGGCGGGGTGGTGTTGGCGGCGATCGTCCACCGTGGCGGCCCCGCGGTCTTTCACCCCTTGGAAAAGGCCCTAATCGTTTTCGTCCTCGTCTCCGGCGTGTCATTGATCTTCACCGGGCGAACTGTCGTCGACGTCGGAGAATTCATCAAATGGTCAGTTGCCACACTCACCGTCGTGGCATTGCTGAGGTTCCCTCGTGACGTGCTGGCCAAGTTCGGCCGCATCTACGTCTACTTTGCGGCGCTCAACGGTCTCTTCGGCATCATCGTCGTCGCCGCCGACCCGACGCACAGGTTCATCAAGGCGTTCAGCGCCTTCGGCTACGGCCTCGTCGAGACCGGCCGGTTCGTCTACACCGACGAGGGCGCGCAACGCTTCGCCCGCCTCGGCGGCCTCTGGGTCGACCCCAACATGGCAGGCGTCGGGCTCACGATCGCGCTCGCCGTCGGAGTCCTGCTGCTGACCGGCCCGTTGCGCGTGGGTGTCGTCACCATCCTGTCGGTGGCCATTCTGCTGACGCTGAGCCGCGCGGCGATCTTCAGCGTGCTGGTCGGCGTCATCCTGGTGCTGCTCTTCCACGGCATGCGTGCCCGCAACCGCGCGCTCGTCCTCGGCGCCATGGGTGCGGTGGCAGCGGGTGCGATGCTCACCCCCGCCGTGCGTACGCGCCTGTTCAGCTCGTTCAGCTCCGACGACGTCGGCAGTTCGGCACGTGGTGACGCGCTGCGGGCCTTCCCCGGCCAGATGGCGGGGCACTGGCCGTTCGGCCTTGGCTGGGGCCGGCCCGAGTTCAAGGACGGCAACACCGCGTTCACGCTCAACTTCGTCGCCAACGTGCCGCTGATCACGATCTACCGCGCCGGCCTCATCGTCGGGTTCGCCTTCCTCGTGGTGCTGGCCATCGGATGCATCATGAGTTCGCGCGCCATCCGCGGCGACTCCGGGGCGCGTGCCCTCTACGGCGGCATCTTCATCGGGGTGTGCCTGGTGGCCCTGCAGCTCGACCACATGGTGGCAACCATTCAGCAGGTGACCCTGATGTTCTCGATCCTGCTGGTGTTCCTGGTCGTCGTCGATCAAGATCAAAAATCTTCACGACACGCGCAGACCGCGGCCGAGGAACCCGTCACGAACCGGTCATACTCTCCATTGCTCCGTTGA
- a CDS encoding glycosyltransferase: MTKVVFLVSKDPVTEHGGDVELARVALRLAAESFDIRAICLSDEPPGDSVVDVVKGGLKLQRIVQHPVNKVALLTGALRHRRSLVHVRFDTDELLTAIEASDDDVFFCEHNYMAESFIRSKHFGKKGMVINTINTESQVWLSTRGMLGKIEAPRLLRDELRVAKLANAVGCYEIEEAEMYRANGVPGARFMEVTLPPIEQIDVSQTGRRLVFLGGRDWPPNQEAFLVALRLWPRISEGIPAAELVIVGAKKTGSTDPVYPAGVRDLGFVDDLPGFLKTCRALMAPIKTGGGVRVKLLDAASQGLPVVGSGPAVGSLRTLFGMPTFDDDDDFVAECRRMLLDRDAAVKVGNDLYEVNRNHWEQKRPQKAVEGLVHAGLGR, translated from the coding sequence ATGACGAAAGTCGTATTCCTGGTGTCGAAGGACCCGGTGACCGAACACGGCGGTGACGTCGAACTCGCGCGAGTGGCATTGCGCCTGGCGGCGGAGTCGTTCGACATCCGCGCCATCTGCCTCTCCGACGAGCCTCCTGGCGACTCGGTTGTCGACGTCGTCAAGGGTGGGCTCAAGCTGCAGCGCATCGTGCAGCACCCGGTGAACAAGGTGGCGCTGCTGACCGGCGCGCTGCGGCACCGGCGCAGCCTGGTGCACGTGCGCTTCGACACCGACGAGCTGCTCACGGCGATCGAGGCGAGCGACGACGACGTGTTCTTCTGCGAGCACAACTACATGGCCGAATCCTTCATCCGCAGCAAGCACTTCGGTAAGAAGGGCATGGTCATCAACACGATCAACACCGAGTCGCAGGTGTGGTTGTCGACGCGTGGGATGCTCGGCAAGATCGAGGCGCCGCGGCTGCTGCGCGACGAGCTGCGGGTGGCGAAGTTGGCGAACGCGGTGGGGTGCTACGAGATCGAGGAAGCCGAGATGTACCGCGCCAACGGCGTTCCCGGCGCGCGCTTCATGGAGGTGACGCTGCCGCCGATCGAGCAGATCGACGTGTCGCAGACCGGCCGCCGGCTGGTCTTCCTGGGTGGCCGGGACTGGCCGCCGAACCAGGAGGCGTTCCTGGTCGCGCTGCGGTTGTGGCCGCGGATCTCCGAGGGCATCCCGGCTGCCGAACTCGTTATCGTGGGTGCGAAGAAGACGGGGTCCACCGATCCCGTCTACCCCGCCGGCGTACGGGATCTCGGGTTCGTCGACGACCTGCCCGGGTTCCTCAAGACGTGCCGGGCGCTGATGGCGCCCATCAAGACCGGCGGCGGCGTGCGCGTGAAGCTCCTCGATGCCGCGAGCCAGGGCCTACCGGTGGTCGGCAGCGGTCCGGCGGTCGGGTCATTGCGCACGCTCTTCGGAATGCCGACGTTCGACGACGACGACGACTTCGTCGCCGAGTGCCGACGGATGCTGCTCGACCGTGACGCCGCCGTGAAGGTCGGCAACGATCTCTACGAGGTCAACCGAAATCACTGGGAGCAGAAGCGTCCGCAGAAGGCGGTCGAGGGCCTCGTCCACGCCGGCCTCGGCCGCTGA
- a CDS encoding acyltransferase, whose product MIPEPFKADPEDRARKLAAAPGLKLPPDPEWEVGPDGRVVAYKMQGMTFARKARNRIATILFNMLVTYIPSHFVRQNFLRIVGGTTIGKKSTLMRGVTVFDPEFLTIGNYTTIGFRCFLDSRAGISIGDNVNIASDTHILGGGHDINHPDFLPMPIPTVIEDYVWIASRAMILPSHIKRGAVVAAHAVVTKDIEELEVVGGVPAKVLTKRNPEALKYSSPYRPLFF is encoded by the coding sequence GTGATTCCAGAACCGTTCAAGGCAGATCCCGAAGACCGGGCCAGGAAGCTGGCCGCCGCACCGGGATTGAAGTTGCCGCCGGACCCCGAGTGGGAAGTGGGCCCGGACGGCCGCGTCGTGGCCTACAAGATGCAGGGGATGACGTTCGCGCGCAAGGCCCGAAACCGCATCGCCACCATCCTGTTCAACATGCTGGTCACCTACATCCCGTCGCACTTCGTGCGGCAGAACTTCCTGCGCATAGTCGGTGGCACCACGATCGGCAAGAAGTCCACGCTCATGCGCGGTGTCACGGTGTTCGATCCCGAATTCCTCACGATCGGCAACTACACCACCATCGGTTTCCGCTGCTTCCTCGATTCGCGGGCAGGCATCTCGATCGGCGACAACGTCAACATCGCGAGCGACACCCACATCCTGGGCGGCGGCCACGACATCAACCACCCTGACTTCCTCCCCATGCCGATCCCGACCGTCATCGAGGACTACGTCTGGATCGCCAGCCGGGCGATGATCCTGCCGTCGCACATCAAGCGCGGCGCGGTGGTGGCGGCACACGCCGTGGTCACCAAGGACATCGAGGAACTCGAGGTCGTCGGCGGCGTGCCCGCCAAGGTGCTGACCAAGCGCAACCCCGAGGCGCTGAAGTACAGCAGCCCTTACCGCCCGCTGTTCTTCTGA
- a CDS encoding lipopolysaccharide biosynthesis protein, translating into MTDTSTPGAAAPRNIFKTLIAVGWMYGGRGIGMLWTLALVGKLSVGDYGRYGMGFALSAVVGPPLDNPFNVRAMREADEHFQAERTSRFLLGLTLMIAGACLIEVNYIAWFGLAIAGGEMVFKSFQSQHFRDGHPQLTWRMDTIRQITSVAIAGSYLFGVDDPSLQVASLLYCSPYLVVLVLAARRVWGHRPGVPGPPKLILALVGEMLGMCLYLQGDVLLLGFLTDDTTVGYYALTVTVTVALAAIGQSFAMTYNEPLRRSGGDLSTGPSLKHIVLLGLGTGGLVVITGIVLLLTPAPTELGVAMLIMSAFCAMRTMSSVLAVILYAQRRDVVRLSANLGLVPVKLGAVAALAQFGAIGAAIATVATDAILLVIYLLAIYRRKADSRS; encoded by the coding sequence GTGACTGACACCTCGACGCCGGGCGCGGCTGCCCCGCGCAACATCTTCAAGACGCTGATCGCCGTGGGATGGATGTACGGCGGCCGGGGCATCGGCATGCTGTGGACACTGGCGCTGGTCGGCAAGCTCAGCGTCGGCGACTACGGCAGGTACGGCATGGGTTTCGCGCTGTCGGCCGTCGTCGGCCCGCCGCTGGACAACCCGTTCAACGTGCGCGCGATGCGCGAGGCCGACGAGCACTTCCAGGCCGAGCGCACCAGCAGGTTCCTGCTCGGGTTGACGCTGATGATTGCAGGCGCCTGCCTGATCGAGGTCAACTACATTGCCTGGTTCGGCCTCGCCATCGCCGGCGGCGAGATGGTGTTCAAGTCCTTTCAGAGCCAGCACTTTCGGGACGGGCACCCTCAGCTCACCTGGCGCATGGACACCATCCGCCAGATCACCAGCGTCGCGATCGCGGGCAGCTACCTGTTCGGGGTCGACGACCCCAGCCTGCAGGTGGCCAGCCTGCTCTACTGCTCGCCCTACCTGGTGGTGCTCGTGCTCGCCGCGCGCCGCGTCTGGGGTCACCGACCCGGCGTGCCCGGTCCGCCGAAGCTGATCCTCGCGCTCGTCGGCGAGATGCTCGGCATGTGCCTCTACCTACAGGGCGACGTGCTGCTGCTCGGCTTCCTCACCGACGACACGACGGTCGGCTACTACGCGCTGACGGTGACGGTGACCGTCGCGCTGGCAGCGATCGGGCAGTCGTTCGCCATGACCTACAACGAACCGTTGCGCCGCAGCGGCGGTGACCTCTCGACCGGCCCGTCGCTGAAGCACATCGTGCTGCTCGGGCTGGGCACCGGGGGACTGGTCGTCATCACCGGCATCGTGCTGCTGCTGACCCCGGCGCCCACTGAACTCGGCGTCGCCATGCTCATCATGTCCGCCTTCTGTGCGATGCGGACGATGAGTTCGGTTCTGGCAGTGATTCTCTACGCTCAGCGGCGCGACGTCGTCCGGCTGAGCGCCAACCTGGGTCTGGTGCCGGTGAAGCTCGGCGCCGTCGCGGCCCTTGCGCAGTTCGGGGCGATCGGCGCGGCCATCGCGACGGTGGCCACCGACGCCATCCTGCTCGTGATCTATCTCTTGGCGATCTACCGACGAAAGGCGGATTCCCGCTCATGA
- a CDS encoding GDP-mannose 4,6-dehydratase, with the protein MTVRTAVVTGITGQDGHYLTELLLAEGVRVHGITRSLAHAAEVRPEVTMHEAALTRTDAVAALFDDIEPDMVFHLAGMSSVAASWADPVQATEVNALTTAAILDACLRTQDRTGEQITVVNASSQEIFAGSPGGVDTETTAVAPTSPYGAGKALGHHLCQIYRARGLQAANAILYSHESPRRPERFVTRKITKAVARIAAGRQAGLTLGDVSVQRDWGWAPDYVDAMYAMAVRGVGDDYVVATGQAHSIADFVAIAFAAAGISDWQDRVVTDESLIRPADRPAMVGDATKAWDLLNWKPTKSFHEIVVSMVDSDLLQERDA; encoded by the coding sequence ATGACGGTCAGGACTGCCGTCGTCACGGGCATCACCGGACAGGACGGGCACTACCTCACCGAACTGCTTCTGGCCGAAGGCGTCCGGGTGCACGGCATCACGCGCTCGCTCGCTCACGCCGCGGAGGTTCGGCCCGAGGTGACCATGCACGAGGCGGCGCTGACGCGGACGGACGCGGTCGCCGCTCTGTTCGACGACATCGAACCCGACATGGTGTTCCACCTCGCGGGGATGTCGTCGGTCGCGGCGTCCTGGGCCGACCCGGTACAGGCCACCGAGGTCAACGCACTCACCACGGCCGCGATCCTCGACGCCTGCCTGCGCACCCAGGACCGCACCGGCGAGCAGATCACCGTCGTCAACGCCTCCAGCCAGGAGATCTTCGCGGGATCGCCGGGCGGCGTGGACACCGAGACCACCGCCGTGGCACCAACGTCGCCCTACGGAGCGGGCAAGGCGCTAGGCCATCACCTGTGCCAGATCTACCGCGCCCGGGGCCTGCAGGCCGCCAACGCGATCCTCTACAGCCATGAGTCGCCGCGGCGGCCCGAGCGGTTCGTGACGCGCAAGATCACCAAGGCCGTCGCGCGGATCGCCGCGGGCAGGCAGGCCGGCTTGACCCTGGGTGACGTGAGCGTGCAGCGCGACTGGGGTTGGGCCCCGGACTACGTCGATGCGATGTACGCGATGGCAGTGCGGGGCGTGGGTGACGACTACGTCGTCGCCACCGGGCAGGCACATTCGATAGCCGACTTCGTCGCAATCGCCTTCGCCGCAGCGGGCATCAGCGACTGGCAGGACAGGGTGGTCACCGACGAGAGTCTGATCCGCCCCGCCGACCGGCCCGCCATGGTCGGTGACGCGACGAAGGCGTGGGACCTCCTGAACTGGAAGCCCACCAAGTCCTTCCACGAAATAGTGGTCAGCATGGTCGATTCCGATCTACTCCAGGAGCGAGACGCGTGA
- a CDS encoding glycosyltransferase family protein, whose translation MAVDLKEYRLIYVGPRNHVTAIGDYTEDLIAAFRPHFGDVAGVRVSGPGDETWADVRNVRRQIRSLVDSWPAGKVLVHSEIGCGMLSPFWSIAGLKGIPVTLTAHDPPQALWFIARTRFVGKHKLLMHGFHYPLRPFSRWLEGRVNGRRDIFALSKTGQASIDQVYPNSHTHYVPYRVAEKPTVKPAEDRPKAIGFFGLVYRGKGFDQIEQIRKELPDHILIRVAGRGTEALPRMDGVEIVGGVDGAEEDAFFESVRAIVIPYGKRHFYADTFPASSVAAHALAYRTPIIATGYGSLAEFGPETGAVVVPMGEGDPKALPPGFTEAIASFVDDDARVTELGKHADRTREERSTPRTAEAFVAAWSKILGRQHGSD comes from the coding sequence ATGGCGGTCGACCTGAAGGAATACCGCCTGATCTACGTCGGGCCGCGCAACCACGTCACCGCCATCGGCGACTACACCGAGGACCTGATCGCCGCCTTCCGTCCGCACTTCGGTGACGTTGCGGGCGTACGGGTCTCGGGACCCGGTGACGAGACCTGGGCCGACGTTCGCAACGTGCGCAGGCAGATCCGGAGCCTGGTGGACTCGTGGCCGGCAGGCAAGGTGCTGGTGCACTCCGAGATCGGGTGCGGCATGTTGTCGCCGTTCTGGTCGATCGCCGGTCTCAAGGGCATTCCGGTCACGCTGACGGCGCACGACCCGCCCCAGGCGCTGTGGTTCATCGCCCGGACCCGGTTCGTGGGGAAGCACAAGCTGCTAATGCACGGCTTCCACTACCCGCTGCGGCCCTTCTCGCGGTGGCTCGAGGGACGGGTCAACGGACGACGCGACATCTTCGCGCTGAGCAAGACCGGCCAGGCGTCCATCGACCAGGTGTACCCGAACTCGCACACCCACTACGTGCCGTACCGGGTCGCCGAGAAGCCGACCGTGAAGCCGGCCGAGGATCGGCCGAAGGCGATCGGGTTCTTCGGACTCGTCTACCGCGGCAAGGGTTTCGACCAGATCGAGCAGATCCGCAAGGAACTGCCGGACCACATCCTGATCCGCGTCGCGGGCCGCGGCACCGAGGCGCTGCCACGCATGGACGGCGTGGAGATCGTCGGCGGGGTCGACGGAGCCGAAGAGGACGCGTTCTTCGAGTCCGTGCGTGCCATCGTGATTCCCTACGGCAAGCGGCACTTCTACGCAGACACCTTCCCGGCGTCGTCGGTGGCGGCGCACGCCCTGGCGTACCGCACCCCGATCATCGCCACCGGCTACGGATCGCTGGCCGAGTTCGGCCCCGAGACCGGTGCGGTGGTGGTGCCGATGGGCGAGGGCGACCCGAAGGCGTTGCCGCCCGGCTTCACCGAGGCGATCGCGTCCTTCGTCGACGACGATGCCCGCGTCACCGAACTGGGCAAGCACGCCGACCGCACTCGCGAGGAGCGGTCGACACCGCGGACGGCCGAGGCCTTCGTGGCGGCGTGGTCGAAGATCCTGGGCCGTCAGCACGGAAGTGACTGA